In Acidobacteriota bacterium, one genomic interval encodes:
- a CDS encoding SH3 domain-containing protein, with protein sequence MPRIIEYGDRDYVANPGSGYGGTAAIAVLILFLLYLGGFFPWILNQVSSRPIVQAPIVQPPIETVPNTSIVPPITTAPMGAVGYVTADNLNMRMAPGQQSQAIYILPRGVRVEYLGESYQEPDGDFWVQVRVQTNEGPQVGWVSRRYIS encoded by the coding sequence ATGCCGCGAATTATCGAATATGGAGATCGGGATTATGTCGCCAACCCTGGCAGCGGGTACGGCGGGACTGCTGCCATCGCAGTGCTCATTTTGTTTTTGCTGTATTTGGGGGGCTTCTTTCCCTGGATACTGAATCAGGTCAGTTCAAGACCCATTGTCCAAGCGCCAATTGTCCAACCACCAATTGAAACCGTTCCGAATACCTCGATCGTGCCGCCAATCACAACGGCTCCAATGGGAGCCGTTGGATATGTCACGGCGGATAATCTCAATATGCGGATGGCTCCGGGACAACAATCACAAGCGATTTATATTTTGCCAAGAGGTGTTCGAGTCGAATATCTGGGTGAATCGTATCAGGAACCGGATGGTGATTTTTGGGTGCAGGTCCGAGTTCAAACAAATGAAGGGCCACAGGTTGGTTGGGTTAGCAGGCGATACATTTCCTGA
- a CDS encoding PQQ-binding-like beta-propeller repeat protein, whose translation MRRTLSLAVAFTSLLSLVSLAVVSAENWPSWRGPMMNGISNERNLPVKWTTEENVTWKLAMPDRSGSTPIIWDNLIFLNVADGTKTAGTLSFWGIDRATGKILWKKPLGDGDHMMRKQNMSSPSPVTDGKTVWVLTGNGLLRAFDFKGNELWLRDIQKDYGKFGLNWGYGSSPLLYEDALYVPVLHGMRTDDPSYLLKIDKVTGKTIWRHERPTPAITESPDAYITPALLKQGNATQIVLSGGDCVTGHDPATGKELWRAYGLNPQNIPFNRIVNSPIVVDGLIYAGSRGNPYMALKSGGSGDITSTHVAWTFANGPDVPTPVTDGKYFYLLRDNGTLFCLDAKTGKEIYANQRLKPGTYSASPVLADGKIYATSEEGFTIVVKAGPQFEILAENELGDYCLSSPAISDGQLFMRTSGFLYCIGKRAKK comes from the coding sequence ATGCGTCGAACGTTGTCGCTTGCCGTAGCTTTCACTTCACTGCTCAGTCTGGTTTCGCTCGCCGTGGTTTCGGCTGAAAACTGGCCGTCTTGGCGCGGGCCGATGATGAACGGCATCAGCAACGAAAGGAATCTGCCCGTCAAATGGACTACGGAAGAAAACGTCACCTGGAAGCTGGCAATGCCCGACCGCAGCGGTTCGACGCCGATCATCTGGGACAACCTGATTTTCCTGAACGTCGCCGACGGAACCAAAACCGCTGGAACGCTGTCGTTTTGGGGCATTGATCGCGCGACGGGAAAAATCTTGTGGAAGAAACCGCTCGGCGACGGCGACCACATGATGCGAAAACAGAATATGTCTTCGCCTTCGCCGGTAACTGACGGCAAAACCGTCTGGGTGTTGACCGGCAATGGATTGCTGCGCGCATTCGATTTCAAAGGCAATGAATTGTGGCTGCGCGACATTCAAAAGGATTACGGCAAGTTCGGATTAAATTGGGGCTACGGCTCTTCGCCGCTGTTGTACGAAGACGCGCTGTATGTCCCGGTGCTGCACGGAATGCGAACCGACGATCCGTCGTACTTATTGAAAATTGACAAAGTGACGGGCAAAACCATCTGGCGGCATGAACGCCCAACTCCGGCCATTACGGAATCGCCAGACGCCTACATCACGCCTGCGCTGTTGAAACAGGGCAACGCCACGCAAATCGTCCTGAGCGGCGGCGATTGCGTCACCGGCCATGACCCGGCAACCGGCAAGGAATTGTGGCGCGCTTACGGATTGAACCCGCAAAACATTCCCTTCAACCGCATCGTCAATTCTCCGATTGTGGTGGACGGGTTGATTTACGCGGGCAGCCGGGGCAATCCATACATGGCGCTAAAATCCGGTGGCAGCGGCGACATTACCAGCACGCACGTCGCCTGGACGTTTGCCAACGGGCCGGACGTTCCTACACCTGTCACCGACGGCAAATACTTTTACCTGCTGCGCGATAACGGAACGCTGTTTTGCCTGGACGCCAAAACCGGCAAAGAGATTTACGCCAACCAACGCTTGAAACCCGGCACCTACAGCGCTTCGCCGGTGTTGGCTGATGGAAAGATTTATGCGACCAGCGAAGAAGGCTTTACCATTGTCGTCAAAGCAGGCCCGCAATTTGAAATTCTTGCTGAAAACGAACTCGGCGATTATTGCCTGAGTTCTCCGGCCATTTCTGACGGCCAGCTTTTTATGCGAACGTCGGGCTTTCTATATTGCATCGGCAAACGGGCGAAAAAATAA